One Candidatus Sulfurimonas baltica DNA segment encodes these proteins:
- the hisH gene encoding imidazole glycerol phosphate synthase subunit HisH, whose protein sequence is MIAIVDYNMGNLASVQNAFIKLGEETVVESDPAKFKNYDKLILPGVGAFGDAMEHLRERNMIEPLREYAKSGKYMLGICLGMQLLFESSEEFGQHKGLGLIKGSVTAFDVTKFSEPLKVPHMGWNRMFTKEHPLFENLDEEHYLYFVHTFHVNCTDEKDIIGRTNYGYEFTSAVSHSNVMGIQPHPEKSHENGLKILENFIKL, encoded by the coding sequence ATGATAGCAATAGTAGATTATAACATGGGAAATTTGGCAAGCGTGCAAAATGCATTTATAAAGTTGGGTGAAGAAACAGTTGTTGAGAGCGATCCTGCAAAGTTTAAAAATTATGATAAATTAATTCTTCCTGGTGTTGGAGCTTTTGGCGATGCAATGGAACACTTAAGAGAGCGAAACATGATTGAACCTTTACGAGAGTACGCCAAAAGTGGCAAGTACATGTTAGGCATTTGTCTTGGAATGCAGTTACTTTTTGAATCTAGTGAAGAGTTTGGTCAGCATAAAGGATTAGGCTTAATCAAAGGTAGTGTAACGGCTTTTGATGTAACTAAATTTAGCGAACCACTTAAAGTTCCACATATGGGATGGAATAGAATGTTCACCAAAGAGCATCCACTATTTGAAAATTTAGATGAAGAACATTATCTCTATTTCGTGCATACTTTTCATGTTAATTGTACAGATGAAAAGGATATCATAGGGCGAACCAACTATGGGTACGAATTTACATCAGCTGTTTCTCATTCTAACGTGATGGGAATTCAGCCTCACCCTGAAAAAAGCCATGAAAATGGTCTTAAAATATTAGAAAATTTTATTAAACTATAG
- the ruvX gene encoding Holliday junction resolvase RuvX, whose amino-acid sequence MKYIAIDLGLKRIGLAYSAHKDIVSPLKGVERKNRNQASSEVKKVIDEWEADAVVVGIPIGGSSEDEMRRRVTHFMNLVDFKGEVFYQDESHSSLEAENMMKGEIKYIRDGRVDSISAMIILQRYLKTLKN is encoded by the coding sequence ATGAAATACATAGCAATAGACTTAGGCCTCAAAAGAATAGGATTAGCGTACTCTGCTCATAAAGATATTGTATCTCCGTTAAAAGGGGTTGAGAGAAAAAATCGTAATCAAGCCTCATCCGAAGTTAAAAAAGTCATTGACGAGTGGGAAGCTGATGCGGTAGTTGTTGGAATCCCTATAGGTGGTAGTAGCGAAGATGAAATGCGTCGCAGAGTTACTCATTTTATGAATCTGGTTGATTTTAAAGGTGAAGTTTTTTACCAAGATGAAAGTCACTCATCACTTGAAGCAGAAAATATGATGAAAGGTGAGATAAAATACATTCGTGATGGACGAGTTGACTCAATTTCAGCAATGATTATCCTTCAGAGGTATCTTAAAACTCTAAAAAATTAG
- a CDS encoding Jag N-terminal domain-containing protein → MIKIESVTLEEAYKSAALKLECSVTELNVEVVQSPSSGFLGLFKKSAIIIVTKKIASSENLFKEPIQEYKKEIKEEVREVAKQEIKQTVKQESEQKQNRKRSKPKQTNKKSEHNIFNDTIMPESFVSTQDDEDYDMADINFTADYDEDEAHTHKEDVKDNTNAREVAKTVEKEINTLFDLTCFKIDKIEVSAYDDATLLIEFKGEDAALLIGKEGYRYKALSYMIFNWINTKYKLQLRLEIAEFLKNQEESVVRYLEGVYENIDRDGKAQTKILDGVLVQIALRELREKYPNKYVAIRSTRDGLKFIIINEYYN, encoded by the coding sequence ATGATTAAAATAGAATCAGTAACTTTAGAAGAAGCTTATAAAAGTGCTGCTTTAAAACTAGAGTGTTCTGTGACTGAGTTAAATGTTGAAGTTGTTCAATCTCCAAGTAGCGGCTTTTTAGGACTTTTTAAAAAGAGTGCTATTATTATCGTTACAAAGAAGATTGCAAGTTCTGAAAATTTATTCAAAGAACCAATTCAAGAGTATAAAAAAGAAATTAAAGAAGAAGTTAGAGAAGTTGCAAAACAAGAAATTAAGCAGACAGTAAAACAAGAGAGTGAACAAAAACAAAATAGAAAAAGATCTAAGCCTAAGCAAACAAATAAAAAATCTGAGCACAATATTTTTAATGACACAATAATGCCAGAATCATTTGTAAGCACTCAAGATGATGAAGATTATGATATGGCAGATATTAACTTCACAGCAGATTATGATGAAGATGAAGCACATACGCATAAAGAAGATGTTAAAGATAATACAAACGCCAGAGAAGTTGCTAAAACTGTTGAAAAAGAGATAAATACACTTTTTGACCTAACTTGTTTTAAAATTGATAAGATCGAAGTAAGTGCATATGATGATGCTACACTACTTATTGAATTTAAAGGAGAAGATGCGGCTCTTCTTATCGGTAAAGAGGGATACAGATATAAAGCTCTTTCATATATGATATTTAACTGGATTAATACAAAGTACAAACTACAGCTTCGTCTTGAAATTGCAGAATTTCTGAAAAATCAGGAAGAATCTGTAGTAAGATATTTAGAAGGTGTTTATGAAAATATTGATAGAGATGGAAAAGCGCAAACTAAGATACTAGATGGTGTTCTTGTTCAAATAGCCCTAAGAGAGCTTCGCGAAAAATATCCTAACAAGTATGTAGCAATCCGCTCTACTCGGGACGGACTAAAATTTATAATAATAAATGAGTATTACAACTAA
- a CDS encoding AI-2E family transporter, with the protein MKPQYFVAILFATSLYWMYLLYSPFLLVITIAALLAISTSDIQELFERLFKNKLLAALSSSFLLAILFFAPLGYFLATLTIKLNSLEPQVFDSIELYINNTIQNPPKFLAFLKPYTVEYLEEIDINSLASNAISITGKVGAFSAGFLKNAFLVIIFYFFAQYNGSAIVEFLKRVVQMSVDETTLLSKELSSVMSVVFYSILINAMFQGALFGIVISFMGYNGLLFGIMYGFASLIPVVGGTLMWLPFSMYEFSTGDNTNAVFIALYSILMISVVADTFIKPLIIKEISTRLLKEDDARMNELVIFFAIIAGLATFGFWGMILGPAITAFFLTIMKLFEARTKECEEKTP; encoded by the coding sequence TTGAAACCACAATATTTTGTAGCCATACTTTTTGCAACATCTCTTTATTGGATGTATTTATTGTATTCTCCATTTTTATTAGTTATTACAATCGCCGCACTTTTGGCAATCTCTACTTCTGATATTCAAGAGTTATTTGAACGATTATTTAAAAACAAGCTATTGGCAGCTTTGAGTTCAAGCTTTTTATTAGCTATTTTATTCTTTGCTCCACTAGGATACTTTTTAGCTACTTTAACTATAAAACTAAATTCTCTTGAGCCACAGGTATTTGATAGTATAGAATTATATATAAACAATACAATACAAAATCCACCAAAATTTTTAGCTTTTTTAAAACCATATACAGTTGAGTACTTGGAAGAGATAGATATAAACTCACTTGCATCTAATGCCATATCTATAACAGGGAAGGTTGGTGCATTCAGTGCAGGTTTCTTGAAAAATGCTTTTTTAGTGATAATTTTCTATTTTTTTGCTCAATATAATGGCTCAGCAATAGTGGAATTCCTAAAACGAGTTGTGCAGATGTCTGTTGATGAGACCACCCTTCTCTCTAAAGAACTATCATCTGTAATGAGTGTTGTATTTTACTCTATATTGATAAATGCAATGTTTCAAGGTGCACTCTTTGGCATTGTCATATCTTTTATGGGGTACAATGGACTTCTTTTTGGAATTATGTATGGATTTGCATCTCTTATTCCCGTAGTTGGGGGAACACTAATGTGGCTTCCATTTAGTATGTATGAATTTTCAACTGGAGATAATACAAATGCGGTATTCATTGCTCTATATTCTATTTTGATGATTTCAGTAGTTGCAGATACATTCATTAAGCCATTAATTATAAAAGAGATAAGTACAAGACTTTTAAAAGAGGATGATGCCAGAATGAATGAGCTTGTAATATTTTTTGCAATAATAGCTGGGCTCGCGACTTTTGGTTTTTGGGGTATGATTTTAGGACCTGCTATAACAGCTTTTTTCTTAACAATCATGAAGCTTTTTGAAGCGAGAACAAAAGAGTGTGAAGAAAAAACTCCGTAG
- a CDS encoding Hpt domain-containing protein, protein MGIRSDLDASFDYEIVDEFLDHYSMMVDNMETMIIDLSRPNMFEQSINELFRVFHNIKSASGYLKIEQMSKLSAFVEDSLEQIRTSHQSVNEETVNWLLRISDMYAQWNEDLKLNNSLSHIKYTLLKLPDLEK, encoded by the coding sequence ATGGGCATAAGAAGTGATTTAGATGCTAGCTTTGATTATGAAATAGTTGATGAATTTTTGGACCACTACTCTATGATGGTTGATAATATGGAAACCATGATAATCGATTTATCAAGACCTAACATGTTTGAGCAGAGTATAAATGAACTCTTTCGTGTATTTCATAATATTAAATCTGCATCTGGATATTTAAAAATTGAGCAGATGTCAAAACTATCAGCTTTTGTTGAAGACTCTCTTGAGCAAATAAGAACTAGCCATCAAAGCGTAAATGAAGAGACAGTCAATTGGTTACTTAGAATTAGTGATATGTATGCTCAATGGAATGAAGATTTAAAGCTCAACAACTCACTTAGCCACATTAAATATACTCTGCTTAAATTACCTGATTTGGAAAAATAA
- the panB gene encoding 3-methyl-2-oxobutanoate hydroxymethyltransferase, translating to MNKKMTITSIKKAKGDRPLVMVTSYDALFAKLLAPYSDMILVGDSLNMSFAGKRDTLSATLEQMIYHTNAVCQGAQSSFIICDMPFGTYTNKEDALKNAIRVFQETSADSIKIEGGEDKADIVSYLCSNGIAVCGHIGLLPQAVRGEGGYKVKGKTEEEKLQLIKDARAIEDAGAFCMVIEGVKAEVAAEVAACVSIPVIGIGAGKDVDGQVLVFSDMLGLFEEFTPKFVKKYMDGAFLVKQAMLSYSNDVKTKEFPKEEHTY from the coding sequence ATGAATAAAAAAATGACAATAACTTCTATTAAAAAAGCTAAAGGTGACAGGCCTTTGGTGATGGTTACTTCGTACGATGCACTTTTTGCAAAACTATTAGCACCATACTCTGATATGATTTTAGTCGGTGATAGTTTAAATATGAGTTTTGCAGGTAAACGTGACACGTTGAGTGCTACTTTGGAACAAATGATATATCACACTAACGCAGTGTGCCAAGGTGCGCAAAGTAGTTTTATCATCTGCGATATGCCATTTGGAACCTACACAAATAAAGAAGATGCACTTAAAAATGCAATAAGAGTCTTTCAAGAAACTTCTGCAGATAGTATTAAAATAGAGGGAGGAGAAGATAAAGCTGATATTGTTTCATATCTTTGCTCAAACGGTATAGCTGTGTGTGGACATATTGGCTTACTCCCTCAAGCTGTACGTGGTGAGGGTGGCTATAAGGTTAAAGGTAAAACAGAAGAGGAGAAGCTTCAGCTTATTAAAGATGCAAGAGCAATAGAAGATGCCGGGGCATTTTGCATGGTTATAGAGGGTGTTAAAGCTGAAGTAGCTGCTGAAGTAGCTGCTTGTGTCTCTATTCCAGTTATAGGAATCGGTGCTGGTAAAGATGTTGATGGACAAGTTCTTGTTTTCTCTGATATGTTGGGACTTTTTGAAGAGTTTACACCAAAGTTTGTAAAAAAGTATATGGATGGCGCTTTTTTGGTTAAGCAAGCAATGTTAAGTTATTCCAATGATGTAAAAACTAAAGAATTTCCAAAAGAGGAACACACTTATTAA
- the hisA gene encoding 1-(5-phosphoribosyl)-5-[(5-phosphoribosylamino)methylideneamino]imidazole-4-carboxamide isomerase, with amino-acid sequence MTLYPAIDLKDGKAVRLTKGLMESAKVYSDEPWILVKKFEEMGAEWVHLVDLNGAFAGEPKNLEQIIKIRENCNVKLELGGGIRDEATIKKMLDIGIDRIILGSIAVKDSAFVREMAAKYPIAVGIDAIDGYVAVEGWGEVSTMKATDLAKEFANAGVEAIICTDVGRDGTLSGVNVEFTVDIANASGISTIASGGVKDESDIEALIATNAVDGVIIGKAYYEGTLDLANMFKLLN; translated from the coding sequence ATGACTTTATACCCAGCTATTGACTTAAAAGATGGAAAAGCAGTAAGACTAACAAAAGGTCTTATGGAGAGTGCAAAAGTTTACTCAGACGAACCATGGATTCTTGTGAAAAAGTTTGAAGAGATGGGTGCTGAATGGGTGCATTTAGTTGATTTAAATGGTGCATTCGCAGGTGAGCCAAAAAATCTAGAACAAATTATTAAAATTAGAGAAAACTGTAATGTAAAGCTTGAGCTAGGCGGAGGTATCCGTGATGAAGCTACAATTAAAAAAATGCTAGATATAGGGATAGATAGAATTATCCTAGGCTCTATCGCTGTTAAAGACTCTGCGTTTGTTAGAGAAATGGCAGCAAAATACCCAATAGCGGTTGGAATAGATGCAATCGATGGCTATGTAGCAGTTGAGGGCTGGGGAGAGGTAAGCACCATGAAGGCAACAGATTTAGCAAAAGAGTTTGCAAATGCTGGTGTTGAGGCAATTATTTGTACTGATGTTGGTAGAGATGGAACACTCAGCGGAGTTAATGTAGAGTTTACTGTTGACATAGCAAATGCAAGTGGAATTAGTACTATTGCTAGTGGTGGAGTTAAAGATGAGAGTGATATAGAGGCATTAATTGCAACCAATGCAGTTGATGGAGTAATCATAGGAAAAGCTTACTATGAGGGCACATTAGACCTAGCGAATATGTTTAAGCTTCTAAATTAA
- a CDS encoding PDC sensor domain-containing protein, which produces MVAADIQNFSEGRTKARAYFCYLFSKNIPNRLPSLSVDMIMPRLLKIKADLENCEGVYLLDKRGVQVTPTHTAHKQIESDIGKIRADRAYYYRAVREGRCTITDPYPSLITQELTVTTSQPIFDENGNLLYVACFDMPLDEVIKISHQNTFDSFFSKLFMYSYLAFSVALIGIAMLLFFKGVQSFFEYEISPSHFEIKYVFEATILLTLALAIFDLAKTLIEEEILGRHKEYNISGPHKTMVRFLGSIIIALSIEALMLVFKFAITDPEKLLYSMYIVAGVAMLLVTLAVYIKFTKVKSEE; this is translated from the coding sequence ATGGTTGCAGCAGATATACAAAATTTTTCAGAGGGTCGTACAAAGGCTAGAGCATATTTTTGTTATCTATTTTCTAAAAATATTCCAAATAGATTGCCTTCTCTTTCTGTTGATATGATAATGCCTCGTCTTTTAAAGATAAAAGCAGATTTAGAAAATTGTGAAGGAGTTTATCTTCTTGACAAGCGTGGCGTTCAAGTTACTCCTACACACACGGCTCATAAACAGATTGAAAGTGATATTGGAAAGATAAGGGCTGACAGAGCCTATTATTACCGTGCAGTTAGAGAGGGCAGATGTACTATTACAGACCCTTACCCATCTCTTATTACGCAAGAGTTGACGGTAACTACCTCTCAACCTATTTTTGATGAAAATGGAAATCTATTATATGTGGCATGTTTTGATATGCCTCTAGATGAAGTAATAAAAATATCTCATCAAAATACGTTTGACTCATTCTTTTCGAAGTTGTTTATGTATTCTTATCTGGCCTTTTCAGTAGCACTTATAGGAATAGCAATGTTGCTTTTTTTTAAAGGGGTACAGAGCTTTTTTGAATATGAAATATCACCTTCGCACTTTGAAATAAAATATGTCTTTGAAGCAACTATTCTACTTACTTTAGCCCTTGCTATATTTGACTTGGCAAAAACATTGATAGAAGAAGAAATATTAGGAAGACATAAAGAGTATAATATTTCAGGACCGCATAAGACAATGGTTCGGTTTTTAGGCTCTATAATTATTGCTTTATCCATTGAAGCATTGATGTTAGTATTCAAATTTGCTATAACAGATCCAGAAAAGTTACTGTATTCAATGTATATAGTGGCAGGAGTAGCAATGCTACTTGTAACATTGGCAGTGTACATAAAATTTACAAAAGTGAAAAGTGAAGAATGA
- the trpA gene encoding tryptophan synthase subunit alpha, which produces MKKLVAYITSGYPEKSFTVDLALALGDSGVDSLELGVPFSDPVADGPLIEKANHKSLELGFKFKHLLEISKEVAPHVDTLWMGYFNSFYQQDMNKLIPHAKELGVSGLIIPDLPHEEALIYSELFKSNDISNISFVAPTDSEARIKDVVTNSQKFIYMVAYTGITGSGKAEDLQPFLHSIKKYTKTPTYVGFGVNKNSAKEKVKGADGVIVGSAFVDILLKENLNYAQKIKECGELANILKNEINS; this is translated from the coding sequence ATGAAAAAACTAGTAGCATACATAACTTCTGGGTATCCAGAAAAATCTTTCACAGTTGACTTAGCCTTAGCCCTAGGAGATAGTGGTGTTGATTCACTTGAATTGGGAGTTCCATTTTCTGACCCAGTTGCAGATGGACCGTTAATAGAAAAAGCAAATCATAAATCGTTGGAACTTGGCTTTAAATTCAAGCACCTTTTAGAGATTTCAAAAGAGGTTGCACCACATGTTGATACATTATGGATGGGGTATTTCAATAGCTTTTACCAGCAAGATATGAATAAACTAATTCCACATGCAAAAGAGCTTGGAGTTAGCGGATTAATTATCCCTGATTTACCACATGAGGAAGCATTAATCTACAGTGAACTATTTAAGTCAAACGACATATCAAATATAAGTTTTGTTGCTCCGACAGATAGTGAGGCAAGAATTAAAGATGTAGTTACAAATTCTCAAAAATTCATATATATGGTTGCATATACAGGGATAACCGGATCAGGTAAGGCAGAAGATTTACAACCATTTTTACACTCAATAAAAAAATATACTAAAACACCAACTTATGTAGGTTTTGGGGTAAATAAAAATAGTGCAAAGGAAAAAGTAAAAGGTGCAGACGGTGTAATTGTTGGTAGTGCATTTGTTGATATACTTTTAAAAGAAAACCTGAACTATGCACAAAAAATTAAAGAGTGTGGTGAGTTAGCTAATATCTTAAAAAATGAGATAAATAGTTAA
- a CDS encoding lipid A biosynthesis lauroyl acyltransferase codes for MGFKLFTLIEKILMLLPNTFRKKFFSTLGTIAYYASSRYRDVAYKNLDFAFDGKMSKKEKDEIVRYSFKNLLFNFLHLMEIRHMSIDDLKNKITIQNIESVKKAHEAGRSVIYVTPHYSAWELGGTSIAAFIEPITAVFKKMKNEKYQEWVLESRGKFGNKSLEKANVIKPLIKLIKKGEACGIVIDTAINPREGLEVMFLGKSVRQTSTPAYLARKYNAAIIPITIRTDDEDNYTLMLFDEIVVEKSDDESADIQKATQLQADWLTKLISDEPKFWFWIHRRWKSEYPEIYKK; via the coding sequence ATGGGATTTAAACTATTTACACTAATTGAAAAAATTTTAATGCTTTTACCAAATACTTTTAGAAAGAAATTTTTTTCTACACTAGGGACTATTGCCTACTACGCTTCTTCTAGATACAGAGATGTTGCATATAAAAATCTTGACTTTGCATTTGATGGCAAGATGAGTAAAAAAGAGAAAGATGAAATAGTACGCTACAGTTTTAAAAACCTTCTGTTTAACTTTTTGCATCTTATGGAAATTAGACATATGAGTATTGATGATTTAAAGAACAAGATAACGATACAAAATATTGAATCTGTTAAAAAAGCACATGAAGCTGGTCGCTCGGTTATCTATGTGACTCCCCACTATTCAGCTTGGGAACTTGGAGGAACATCTATCGCTGCCTTTATAGAACCAATTACGGCAGTTTTTAAAAAAATGAAAAATGAAAAATATCAAGAGTGGGTACTAGAGTCAAGAGGCAAGTTTGGCAACAAGTCTTTAGAAAAAGCAAATGTTATAAAGCCACTTATAAAACTAATAAAAAAAGGTGAAGCTTGTGGCATAGTTATAGATACAGCTATTAATCCAAGAGAAGGGTTAGAAGTAATGTTTTTAGGTAAAAGTGTTCGTCAAACCTCGACACCGGCATATCTTGCTAGAAAATACAACGCTGCTATTATACCAATAACCATTCGCACAGATGATGAGGACAACTATACACTTATGCTTTTTGATGAAATTGTGGTTGAAAAGAGCGATGATGAGTCAGCTGACATTCAAAAAGCCACTCAACTTCAAGCAGATTGGCTAACTAAACTTATCAGCGATGAGCCAAAATTTTGGTTTTGGATTCATCGTAGATGGAAGAGTGAATATCCAGAGATATATAAAAAATAA
- the ruvB gene encoding Holliday junction branch migration DNA helicase RuvB, whose product MERLVEIEKFENEETIEITLRPNAWNEYIGQEQIKKNLGVFIEASKKRNEALDHVLFFGPPGLGKTTLALIIASEMNANIKVTAAPMIEKSGDLAALLTNLEEGDILFIDEIHRLSPAVEEILYSSMEDFRIDIIIGSGPAAQTVKIDLPRFTLIGATTRAGMLSSPLRDRFGMNFRMQFYTHDELSKIITQASTKLDKKIVYDASMEIAKRSRGTPRIALRLLKRVRDFADVANERDIRHSRAEYALEELGINSHGFDEMDIRLLNLLAGANGRAIGLSTIAAALSEDEGTVEDVLEPYLIANGYLERTAKGRKATRSTYDILNISFPDQEELLF is encoded by the coding sequence ATGGAAAGATTGGTTGAGATCGAGAAGTTTGAGAATGAAGAAACCATAGAAATAACTCTTCGTCCTAATGCTTGGAATGAGTATATTGGTCAAGAGCAGATTAAAAAAAATCTCGGAGTTTTTATAGAAGCCAGTAAAAAAAGAAATGAGGCTCTAGACCATGTTCTGTTTTTTGGACCTCCAGGGCTTGGAAAAACTACTTTAGCTCTAATTATTGCGAGCGAGATGAATGCAAATATTAAAGTCACTGCTGCTCCAATGATAGAAAAAAGTGGAGATTTAGCGGCTCTGCTTACAAACCTAGAAGAGGGCGATATACTTTTTATAGATGAAATTCATCGTCTCTCACCAGCAGTAGAAGAGATACTATACTCGTCAATGGAAGATTTTCGCATAGATATTATAATCGGTAGTGGACCAGCTGCTCAAACCGTTAAAATTGACTTGCCGAGATTTACTTTAATAGGCGCAACAACAAGGGCTGGGATGCTTTCAAGCCCTTTACGAGACAGATTTGGTATGAACTTTAGAATGCAGTTTTACACTCATGACGAGTTGTCAAAAATTATAACGCAAGCATCTACTAAATTAGATAAAAAGATAGTGTATGATGCCAGTATGGAAATAGCTAAAAGAAGTCGTGGAACTCCTAGAATAGCATTGCGTCTTTTAAAACGTGTTAGAGATTTTGCAGATGTTGCAAACGAGAGGGATATAAGACACTCAAGAGCAGAGTATGCATTAGAGGAGCTTGGTATAAACTCACATGGATTTGACGAAATGGATATAAGGCTCTTAAATCTTTTAGCAGGTGCAAATGGGAGAGCCATTGGACTAAGTACTATAGCAGCTGCTCTAAGTGAAGATGAGGGAACAGTTGAAGATGTTCTTGAACCTTATTTGATTGCAAACGGGTATCTAGAGAGAACAGCAAAGGGAAGAAAAGCAACAAGAAGCACATATGACATTTTGAATATTTCGTTTCCAGACCAAGAAGAGCTTTTATTTTGA
- the mnmE gene encoding tRNA uridine-5-carboxymethylaminomethyl(34) synthesis GTPase MnmE has product MNSDTISAIATANGIGSIAIIRISGDRALEIATKLTNKKDFPPRYASLSNVYNQNGELIDESIIIYFKAPFSFTAEDVVEIQCHGGFIVAQSILKATIGFGARLANAGEFSKRAFFNGRIDLSEAEAIAQLIEAKSEDAAKILAKQMKGSLKEYIEKIRDDIIHILAYSEVSIDYAEEDLPEDLVLQIEKKLEELKKSLSSTLLASKAREGLMQGFKVAIVGKPNVGKSSLLNSLLNYNRAIVSEIAGTTRDTIEEQVKIGTHLIRIVDTAGIREASDEIERIGIERSLEAIEQSDIVIALFDGSREADGEDEQILSLINSHTQNKHVLFVKNKIDLNSKFLHAGLEFDMQINSKESVDELIETLKKIMDTTNSSDEMMLISQRQISAVENTLANIEEALFPLKDQELEIFSFHLNEAVKEMASITRPFENDEMLDKMFGSFCLGK; this is encoded by the coding sequence ATGAACAGCGACACTATTAGTGCCATTGCAACAGCTAATGGTATTGGTTCCATTGCTATAATCCGAATAAGCGGAGATAGAGCTTTAGAAATAGCGACAAAACTTACGAATAAAAAAGATTTCCCACCAAGATATGCTAGCTTATCAAATGTATATAATCAAAATGGTGAATTAATTGACGAATCAATAATTATATACTTTAAAGCGCCATTTTCGTTTACTGCTGAAGATGTAGTAGAGATTCAATGTCACGGCGGTTTTATAGTTGCACAGAGTATATTAAAAGCAACGATTGGTTTTGGTGCTAGGCTAGCAAATGCAGGAGAATTCAGTAAACGTGCTTTTTTCAATGGTCGAATAGATTTAAGCGAAGCAGAGGCAATTGCGCAGTTGATTGAAGCAAAAAGTGAAGATGCCGCAAAAATTTTAGCTAAACAGATGAAAGGCTCACTTAAAGAGTATATAGAGAAAATCCGAGATGATATTATTCATATACTTGCTTATTCTGAAGTTAGCATTGATTATGCAGAGGAAGATTTACCTGAGGATTTAGTGCTACAAATTGAGAAAAAACTTGAAGAGTTAAAAAAATCTCTAAGCTCAACTCTTTTGGCTAGCAAGGCGAGAGAGGGTTTAATGCAAGGGTTTAAGGTAGCAATAGTAGGGAAGCCAAATGTTGGTAAAAGCTCACTATTAAACTCTCTGTTAAATTATAATCGAGCAATAGTTAGTGAAATAGCCGGCACAACAAGAGATACTATAGAAGAGCAGGTGAAAATTGGAACTCATCTAATTCGTATTGTTGATACTGCAGGTATACGAGAAGCTAGTGATGAGATAGAGCGTATAGGTATTGAGCGCTCATTAGAGGCAATAGAACAGAGCGATATCGTTATAGCACTCTTTGATGGCTCCAGAGAAGCGGACGGTGAAGATGAGCAGATATTATCTTTAATAAACTCACATACACAAAATAAACATGTTTTATTTGTCAAAAATAAAATAGATTTAAATTCAAAGTTCTTACATGCAGGCTTAGAATTTGACATGCAAATTAACTCTAAAGAGAGTGTCGATGAGCTTATCGAAACACTAAAAAAGATTATGGACACAACAAATAGTTCTGATGAGATGATGTTAATATCTCAAAGACAGATATCGGCAGTTGAGAATACTTTGGCAAATATCGAAGAGGCACTATTCCCGCTTAAAGATCAAGAGCTAGAAATATTCTCTTTTCATCTAAATGAAGCTGTAAAAGAGATGGCTTCTATAACCAGACCTTTTGAAAATGATGAGATGCTTGATAAAATGTTTGGCAGCTTCTGTTTAGGAAAATAA